Proteins from a single region of Corynebacterium pseudogenitalium:
- a CDS encoding YPDG domain-containing protein, which yields MVVPSPAAYAQENLAYTGAVIGAEQQAKSEGLGDDACRVVLEKDDVGKDVAGFRFDALNPGEYSESATEFGIQLHFNADKQRTFTDTGFSDSGPVPVEAGELGVVPADEKLDGGNPFTVNNTAEPAEITASRVQRNLNGAFPFTEQFQQQAVSPEGLTFAWKGAYTKEDSDHRFFKSQNFQADANANPWPSETDDCVPLKLDWEHISKAVIKPGEKVKIASAGGMFTERDLDRLRIQVADGSGKVLEHVTITRDGSDFFLTWPKFADDAELDGLQGLTFTAVALPRSVEELEAIAQNHAYEDTRVGVTASSIALPRYNTANELSSHAISVDDTLYHDPQFTRSEVNITSGISKDAIVFEELPDANGHTLADLKEKFDATIALDESLVYDGWTAKFADEEKGDYRVIMTAPEGVDKPTPGTFAQPVVHVRYSNGSKDAIPLLVVVEPNHTQQTNLEYPAEPVQGAQNTTLTAKASLTRVLGKGDVIKPKKFELIDAPSDKDGWNVTVDKEGTVTAKAKATVPNFTTIKPVVKATYPDGTTDEAPVSFQVFSDVKVPSYGSASGEVADRMTLTPTVPKVGLGGNAHDETPNRYTFPNGSQQYKVGDWNVTLDATTGELTVTIPDTALPGAYITVPVRTHYASGAVPQETTATINVIGDGTGTDVANYPQSFTKPGLPVSSMISTLLADPMKAKYSLPEQLPDGWTFDVSKKGVVTATPPKDARPGDQAIIDIHVRYPDGSEADVPAAFTVVGDDKGMNNPRYQTKSGKPGTTVTSKLDTGSVRDISEPKFALITDPKDKHYIAPPRNLRWEQVKIDPKTGTITTPVSERAVPGSSADIPVRVTYKDGTTAIIVATVVVLGEQRAVYEPRYEQQEAKPGVDKRSEITEPTRIPARDLAEKTPFSVPASLDGWKLRVDGKGTVTATPPKDAESGDHLNVPVTVTYQDGSKDVVTAAFVVVREPAPDASFDINTEYEVIVPFETQIVFDPTLDVGTQVVDAEHPGVLGTDKVTTTRTITNSEVVSTRIEQTRIADPQDRIVRVGTKERPGVTPEIHWSEETPYRVIIREDPTLEAGTHKVAQRGKVGRISYKIIDGIAQKPQVVDAEDQVILVGTKKESKQTELRETIHTPVPFETEIRQVDSLPAGVVKTIQEGSYGQTITEKTWQLVDGHVVGNPVEHTTTTKTPVKRIIEVGVGHIVPTYGKVVQEPGATDEVPLHEGSKVPSDATFEIDPEWKPTIPGWTATVDEHGRVFSTPPADAKPGDSILIPVKVTYTDGAILVVPAFAAIKETDESPHVSYASASVLPGETSTQPATNATDGNRYSVPDRVNGWKVSVDEHGTVTATAPKSATPGAWIRVPVTVTPAHGEAYTTQAVFTVANVPTGPVEPTSSATAAPEPSPTATPTAPSVPIAPAPSYPPAITAPGVPTSIKISGHTDGNTYKLGALPTGWRASVSASGDLLVTPPASAEVGEKVDIPVTVTTATGATYEVKTVVGVIAKGGTTTSPTTPAPTTSTPTPADSSADGFKRCMANMFALNSPILWLLPIGLAAAVGIGVANTMQPQINAALGQFNDSLRHVGRGFEDQIAAVNRQFGVDARQLQPVAIAFGAIAVGGLAISLIAQACQPEGFDRGMTVLGSSKDGEPVPKDASSKK from the coding sequence GTGGTTGTACCTTCCCCTGCTGCATATGCGCAGGAGAACTTGGCGTACACCGGTGCGGTGATCGGCGCTGAGCAGCAGGCGAAGTCAGAGGGGCTGGGCGATGATGCCTGCCGAGTGGTGCTGGAGAAGGACGATGTCGGCAAGGACGTTGCGGGTTTCAGGTTTGACGCGCTCAACCCTGGCGAGTACTCCGAGAGCGCAACTGAGTTCGGCATTCAGCTGCACTTCAACGCGGACAAGCAGCGCACCTTCACGGATACAGGGTTTAGCGACAGCGGGCCTGTTCCAGTCGAAGCTGGCGAGCTAGGCGTTGTCCCCGCGGACGAGAAGCTCGATGGCGGTAACCCGTTCACGGTGAACAACACTGCTGAGCCCGCCGAAATTACCGCTTCCCGAGTTCAGCGCAACTTGAACGGCGCGTTCCCCTTCACGGAACAGTTCCAGCAACAAGCCGTGAGCCCGGAAGGGCTCACCTTTGCGTGGAAAGGGGCTTACACAAAGGAAGACTCTGACCACAGGTTTTTCAAAAGCCAAAACTTCCAAGCTGACGCGAACGCAAACCCTTGGCCGAGCGAGACCGACGATTGCGTCCCCCTCAAACTTGATTGGGAGCACATTTCGAAGGCCGTGATCAAGCCGGGGGAGAAGGTCAAGATCGCCTCTGCCGGCGGGATGTTCACGGAACGTGACCTGGATCGTCTGCGCATTCAGGTCGCGGACGGCAGCGGCAAGGTGCTCGAGCACGTCACCATCACGCGCGATGGCTCCGACTTCTTCCTTACCTGGCCGAAGTTCGCCGACGACGCCGAGCTCGACGGCCTCCAGGGCCTCACGTTTACCGCGGTTGCGCTGCCGCGCAGTGTCGAGGAGCTCGAGGCTATCGCTCAGAACCACGCGTACGAAGATACAAGGGTTGGGGTAACGGCCAGCTCCATTGCGCTGCCACGCTACAACACCGCCAACGAGCTCAGCTCGCACGCGATCAGCGTGGATGACACGCTTTACCACGATCCGCAGTTCACCAGGTCTGAGGTCAACATCACCTCCGGGATCTCAAAGGATGCGATTGTCTTCGAGGAGCTTCCCGACGCAAACGGGCACACCCTCGCCGACCTGAAAGAGAAGTTCGACGCCACCATCGCCCTCGACGAGAGCCTCGTCTACGACGGCTGGACCGCCAAGTTCGCTGACGAGGAAAAGGGCGACTACAGGGTGATCATGACGGCGCCGGAGGGCGTCGATAAGCCGACCCCTGGGACGTTTGCGCAGCCTGTGGTGCATGTACGCTACTCGAACGGCTCCAAGGACGCCATCCCGCTGCTCGTGGTCGTCGAACCGAATCACACGCAGCAGACCAACCTCGAGTACCCCGCGGAGCCAGTGCAGGGCGCCCAAAACACAACACTTACCGCCAAGGCGAGCCTGACACGGGTGCTGGGCAAGGGGGACGTCATCAAGCCGAAGAAATTCGAGCTTATCGACGCCCCCTCCGACAAAGACGGCTGGAACGTCACAGTCGATAAGGAAGGCACCGTCACCGCGAAGGCGAAGGCAACCGTGCCGAACTTCACCACCATCAAACCCGTGGTGAAGGCGACCTACCCGGACGGTACGACCGACGAAGCTCCGGTGTCCTTCCAGGTGTTCTCGGACGTGAAAGTGCCGTCGTATGGCTCGGCCTCGGGTGAGGTGGCAGACCGCATGACGCTCACGCCGACCGTGCCGAAGGTTGGCCTCGGCGGCAACGCGCACGACGAAACGCCGAACCGCTACACCTTCCCTAATGGCTCCCAACAGTACAAAGTCGGCGACTGGAACGTCACCCTCGACGCCACCACCGGCGAGCTGACCGTCACCATCCCGGACACCGCGCTGCCGGGCGCCTACATCACGGTGCCGGTGCGTACCCACTACGCCAGCGGCGCTGTGCCGCAGGAAACCACCGCCACCATCAACGTGATCGGCGACGGTACGGGCACCGACGTTGCGAACTACCCGCAGAGCTTCACCAAGCCCGGGCTGCCGGTCTCCTCGATGATCAGCACCCTGCTGGCGGACCCGATGAAGGCGAAGTACAGCCTGCCGGAGCAACTCCCGGACGGCTGGACGTTCGACGTGTCGAAGAAGGGCGTGGTCACGGCGACTCCGCCGAAGGATGCGCGGCCCGGTGACCAGGCGATCATCGACATCCACGTCCGCTACCCGGACGGCTCCGAGGCGGACGTCCCGGCGGCGTTCACCGTCGTCGGCGACGACAAGGGCATGAACAACCCGCGGTACCAGACCAAGTCGGGCAAGCCGGGCACCACGGTCACGAGCAAGCTGGACACTGGAAGCGTCCGGGACATCTCGGAGCCGAAGTTCGCCCTGATCACGGACCCGAAGGACAAGCACTACATCGCCCCACCGCGCAACCTGCGGTGGGAGCAGGTCAAGATCGACCCGAAGACGGGCACCATCACCACCCCGGTCAGCGAGCGCGCCGTACCGGGCAGCTCCGCGGACATCCCGGTGCGCGTGACCTATAAGGACGGCACGACCGCCATCATCGTGGCCACTGTGGTGGTGCTCGGCGAGCAGCGCGCCGTCTACGAGCCGCGATACGAGCAGCAGGAGGCGAAGCCGGGCGTCGACAAGCGATCTGAGATCACCGAGCCCACCCGCATCCCTGCCCGCGACCTCGCGGAAAAGACGCCGTTCAGCGTGCCCGCGAGCCTCGACGGCTGGAAGCTGCGCGTCGACGGCAAAGGCACCGTCACTGCGACCCCACCGAAAGACGCCGAGTCTGGCGACCACCTCAACGTCCCCGTCACCGTCACCTACCAGGACGGCTCGAAAGACGTGGTCACCGCCGCGTTCGTCGTGGTCAGGGAGCCCGCGCCTGACGCCTCCTTCGACATCAACACCGAGTACGAAGTGATCGTGCCGTTTGAGACGCAGATCGTCTTCGACCCCACACTCGACGTAGGCACGCAGGTCGTCGACGCCGAACACCCCGGCGTGCTCGGCACCGACAAAGTGACCACGACCAGGACCATCACGAACTCCGAGGTGGTCAGCACACGCATCGAGCAGACGCGCATCGCGGACCCGCAGGATCGCATCGTGCGCGTTGGCACCAAGGAAAGGCCGGGCGTCACGCCGGAAATCCACTGGTCTGAAGAGACGCCGTACCGCGTCATCATCCGGGAAGACCCGACGCTCGAGGCCGGCACCCACAAGGTCGCACAGCGCGGCAAGGTGGGCAGGATCTCCTACAAAATTATCGACGGCATCGCGCAGAAACCACAGGTCGTGGACGCTGAGGACCAGGTCATCTTGGTCGGCACCAAGAAGGAATCCAAGCAGACAGAGCTACGCGAGACCATCCACACCCCCGTGCCGTTCGAGACCGAAATCCGCCAGGTAGACAGCCTGCCCGCCGGCGTGGTCAAGACCATCCAGGAAGGCTCCTACGGCCAAACCATCACGGAGAAGACCTGGCAGCTTGTCGACGGCCACGTCGTCGGCAACCCCGTCGAACACACCACCACGACCAAGACCCCGGTCAAGCGCATCATCGAGGTCGGCGTCGGCCACATCGTGCCAACCTACGGCAAGGTCGTCCAGGAACCGGGCGCAACCGACGAGGTCCCTCTCCACGAGGGCTCCAAGGTGCCTTCTGACGCTACCTTCGAAATCGACCCCGAGTGGAAGCCAACCATCCCGGGCTGGACCGCCACCGTCGACGAGCACGGCCGCGTCTTCTCGACGCCGCCAGCCGACGCCAAGCCCGGCGACTCCATCCTCATCCCCGTCAAGGTCACCTACACCGACGGAGCCATCCTGGTCGTTCCGGCATTCGCGGCCATCAAGGAAACCGACGAATCCCCGCACGTCAGCTACGCCTCCGCCTCCGTCCTACCCGGCGAGACGAGTACTCAGCCTGCAACCAACGCCACCGACGGCAACCGCTACTCGGTACCCGACCGGGTCAATGGCTGGAAGGTCAGCGTCGACGAGCACGGCACCGTTACCGCGACCGCGCCGAAGTCCGCCACCCCAGGCGCCTGGATCCGCGTCCCTGTCACCGTCACCCCAGCCCACGGCGAGGCCTACACCACCCAGGCCGTCTTCACCGTGGCCAACGTGCCGACCGGGCCAGTTGAACCTACTTCTTCCGCGACTGCGGCGCCGGAGCCGTCCCCGACTGCCACTCCGACTGCTCCTTCTGTACCTATCGCGCCAGCACCGTCGTACCCGCCGGCCATCACCGCGCCGGGCGTGCCGACGTCCATCAAGATCAGCGGCCACACCGACGGCAACACCTACAAGCTCGGCGCCCTGCCGACCGGGTGGCGGGCCTCCGTGTCCGCCTCGGGAGATCTGCTGGTCACCCCACCCGCCTCCGCCGAAGTCGGTGAGAAGGTTGACATCCCCGTCACCGTCACCACAGCCACGGGCGCAACATACGAGGTGAAGACTGTCGTGGGGGTCATCGCGAAGGGTGGCACTACCACGAGTCCGACCACGCCTGCGCCGACCACATCTACTCCCACTCCAGCCGATTCATCTGCCGACGGCTTCAAGCGCTGCATGGCCAACATGTTCGCGCTCAACAGCCCGATCCTCTGGCTGCTACCAATCGGGCTCGCCGCCGCAGTTGGCATTGGCGTTGCGAACACGATGCAGCCCCAGATCAACGCCGCTCTTGGGCAGTTCAACGACTCCCTGCGCCACGTAGGCCGCGGGTTCGAGGACCAGATTGCCGCCGTCAACAGGCAGTTCGGCGTCGACGCCCGTCAGCTGCAGCCCGTTGCTATCGCGTTTGGAGCCATCGCAGTCGGCGGCCTGGCGATCTCCCTGATCGCCCAGGCATGCCAGCCCGAGGGCTTTGACCGTGGCATGACCGTCCTCGGTTCCTCCAAAGATGGTGAGCCAGTGCCAAAGGACGCATCTTCCAAAAAGTAG
- a CDS encoding metallophosphoesterase yields the protein MATAAYGVSQLNNYRLKEYTLPLLPPGTLKGRDSFDILHVSDLHMIPGQRAKVAWVSSLAELQPDLVINTGDNLSDPKGVPWVFQALGPLLEIPGAFVFGTNDYWAPRPVNPFKYLLGTKREPSYVDLPWEGMRAAFQEHGWHDATHRRLEFKINDVRLALAGVDDPHHNLHDYSTIAGAPNADADLAIALLHAPYREVLDAFERDGYQLALSGHTHGGQICLPGERAIVTNADIDRERASGLHRFGRMWMEVSNGLGTSKYAPVRIFCPPSAALLHITERP from the coding sequence ATGGCCACCGCCGCGTACGGCGTGAGCCAGCTGAACAACTACCGCCTGAAGGAATACACCCTCCCCCTCCTCCCGCCCGGCACCCTCAAAGGACGCGACTCCTTCGACATCCTCCACGTCAGCGACCTCCACATGATCCCAGGCCAACGCGCCAAAGTCGCCTGGGTCTCCAGCCTCGCCGAACTCCAACCCGACCTGGTGATCAACACCGGCGACAACCTCTCCGACCCCAAGGGCGTGCCCTGGGTCTTCCAGGCCCTCGGCCCGCTCCTCGAGATCCCGGGTGCGTTCGTCTTCGGCACCAACGACTACTGGGCGCCCCGCCCCGTCAACCCCTTCAAGTACTTGCTTGGCACGAAGCGCGAGCCCTCCTACGTCGACCTCCCCTGGGAAGGCATGCGCGCCGCATTCCAGGAGCACGGCTGGCACGACGCCACACACCGCAGGCTCGAGTTCAAAATTAACGACGTCCGCCTCGCCCTCGCAGGCGTCGACGACCCACACCACAACCTGCACGACTACTCCACCATCGCCGGCGCCCCCAACGCCGACGCGGACCTCGCCATCGCGCTTCTCCACGCCCCCTACCGGGAAGTCCTCGACGCCTTCGAGCGCGACGGCTACCAACTGGCGCTGTCCGGCCACACCCACGGCGGCCAGATCTGCCTACCTGGCGAGCGCGCCATCGTCACCAACGCCGACATCGACCGCGAGCGCGCCTCCGGCCTCCACCGCTTCGGCCGCATGTGGATGGAAGTCTCCAACGGGCTGGGCACCTCCAAGTACGCCCCCGTACGGATCTTCTGCCCGCCATCCGCAGCACTCCTCCACATCACGGAGCGGCCCTGA
- a CDS encoding GatB/YqeY domain-containing protein: MSELKAQLRADLKTAMKAKEKERTGTIRMLLAAIQTAETEGSKHEVDDAEILKIIAREVKKRRESAEIYATNGRQELADAELHEAEILEAYQPAQLTDEEVDALVEEAVAEVGAESMAQMGQVMKAANAKAAGRVDGKRLSTAVKARLS; the protein is encoded by the coding sequence ATGAGTGAATTGAAAGCACAGCTGCGCGCAGACCTGAAGACCGCGATGAAGGCGAAGGAGAAGGAACGCACCGGCACGATCCGTATGTTGCTGGCCGCCATCCAGACCGCTGAGACCGAGGGTTCGAAGCACGAGGTGGATGATGCGGAGATCTTGAAGATTATTGCTCGCGAGGTGAAGAAGCGCCGCGAGTCCGCGGAGATTTACGCCACGAACGGCCGCCAAGAGCTTGCCGACGCCGAACTCCACGAAGCCGAAATCCTCGAAGCGTACCAGCCTGCCCAGCTCACGGACGAGGAGGTTGACGCCCTGGTGGAGGAGGCCGTCGCCGAGGTCGGCGCCGAGTCCATGGCGCAGATGGGGCAGGTCATGAAAGCTGCGAACGCGAAAGCCGCCGGCCGTGTTGACGGCAAGCGGCTTTCCACGGCGGTCAAGGCCCGCCTGAGCTAG
- a CDS encoding transglycosylase domain-containing protein, which translates to MTALRSFGNLLLGLCAVALAIALCLAPVAGLTGLAIARTANTMQSNLLDLTHGDVPGVTTVTDVNGTPIAWLYKQRRYEVPSEKISAHVKHALVSTEDRRFYMHDGVDMQGFARAMVTNVLAGGVEQGASTINQQYVKNYLWLVEAGNDEEAQAATEQSIPRKLREMRMASDLDKTLTKDEILTRYLNLVSFGNHAYGIEAAARIYFDIPAAELNPPQAALLVGLLQSVEYLNPYTNPEGATQRRNTVLQNMVNEGHLTQAEADRYAASPLGVVDKPKGLPDGCITAGDAGFMCDYALQYLESKGLSIDEIERGSYTITTTLDPAVQASTVQAVRNNVNPATHGVAEVLNVIRPGADSRDILAMASSRYYGLELEKHQTIMPQPTSMVGNGAGSVFKIFTAAAALEQGYGLDSMLNTPARSVVYGMGKGGAAGCPPGAYCVENAGVYPPQMTLRDALAQSPNTSFIELIQSVGVTPTVDMAVRLGLRSYTEPNTFGDGRSVAQAAKEENMGSFVLGPTAVNPLELSNVGATLAAGGRWCEPNPIKSVVDKHGQEVFIQRPPCEQVIDPDIAGALALGMSHDTIDGTAKDAAAASRWTAPVAAKTGTTESHQSSAFLGFTRGMAGAPYIFNDGTQTTPLCTGPVRQCSVGNLFGGNEAARTWFQAAHGVPGAAAAGLPPTSATYTRGTKQSALDAVVGLPAATAKQQLQAQGFNVTTQTVFGNGAPAGNVIAAIPANPALTQGTMVTLNVSDGSAAAPTASPSASTPPPTSTQAPAVDFDGIQQSLNDARDALTNVFQ; encoded by the coding sequence GTGACTGCACTTCGTTCCTTTGGAAACCTCCTGCTCGGCCTTTGCGCCGTTGCTCTGGCGATTGCCCTGTGTTTGGCGCCGGTCGCAGGCCTGACGGGCCTCGCGATTGCGCGCACCGCGAATACAATGCAGTCGAATCTGCTCGACCTGACACACGGCGATGTCCCCGGTGTCACGACCGTTACGGACGTCAACGGCACCCCCATTGCGTGGTTATACAAACAGCGTAGATACGAGGTTCCGAGCGAAAAAATTTCAGCGCATGTAAAACATGCGCTGGTTTCCACAGAGGATCGACGCTTTTATATGCACGACGGCGTTGATATGCAGGGCTTTGCGAGGGCCATGGTGACCAATGTGCTGGCGGGTGGGGTCGAGCAGGGGGCGTCGACAATTAATCAGCAGTACGTGAAGAACTACCTGTGGTTGGTTGAGGCAGGCAATGATGAGGAGGCGCAGGCGGCGACCGAGCAGTCGATCCCGAGGAAGCTGCGCGAAATGCGCATGGCCTCCGATCTGGACAAGACGCTGACGAAGGACGAGATCCTCACTCGCTACCTCAACCTTGTTTCCTTCGGAAACCACGCCTACGGCATCGAGGCCGCGGCCCGCATCTACTTCGACATCCCGGCCGCTGAACTGAACCCGCCACAGGCGGCGCTGCTGGTGGGGCTGCTGCAGTCCGTGGAGTACCTGAACCCGTACACGAACCCGGAGGGTGCGACGCAGCGCCGCAACACCGTGCTACAGAACATGGTGAACGAAGGCCACCTCACACAGGCGGAAGCGGACCGTTACGCGGCGTCCCCGCTGGGTGTGGTGGACAAGCCGAAAGGCCTGCCGGACGGCTGCATCACCGCCGGTGACGCAGGCTTTATGTGCGACTACGCCCTGCAGTACTTGGAAAGCAAGGGCCTGAGCATCGACGAGATCGAGCGCGGCTCCTACACCATCACCACCACCCTCGACCCGGCGGTGCAGGCCTCGACGGTGCAGGCGGTGCGTAACAACGTCAACCCAGCCACCCACGGCGTGGCCGAGGTCCTCAACGTGATCCGGCCCGGCGCGGACTCCCGCGACATCCTCGCGATGGCATCCTCGCGCTACTACGGCCTCGAGCTGGAGAAGCACCAGACGATCATGCCGCAGCCGACCTCCATGGTGGGCAATGGCGCCGGTTCCGTGTTCAAGATTTTCACGGCGGCTGCAGCGCTCGAGCAGGGCTACGGCCTCGACTCCATGCTGAACACCCCGGCGCGCTCCGTGGTCTACGGCATGGGCAAGGGCGGTGCCGCCGGCTGCCCGCCGGGCGCCTACTGCGTGGAGAACGCCGGCGTCTACCCGCCACAGATGACGCTACGCGACGCCTTAGCTCAGTCCCCGAACACCTCGTTCATCGAGCTCATCCAGAGCGTCGGCGTCACCCCAACAGTGGATATGGCGGTGCGCCTGGGCCTTCGCTCCTACACCGAACCCAATACGTTTGGCGACGGCCGCTCCGTCGCCCAAGCCGCGAAGGAAGAGAACATGGGCTCCTTCGTGCTGGGTCCAACCGCCGTGAACCCGCTCGAGCTGTCCAACGTGGGCGCCACACTCGCTGCCGGCGGCCGCTGGTGCGAGCCGAACCCGATCAAGAGCGTCGTGGATAAGCACGGGCAGGAAGTGTTCATCCAGCGCCCGCCGTGCGAGCAGGTCATCGACCCAGACATCGCCGGCGCGCTCGCCCTCGGCATGTCACACGACACTATCGACGGCACCGCCAAGGACGCAGCCGCCGCCTCCCGGTGGACCGCACCCGTCGCTGCCAAGACCGGCACCACGGAGTCCCACCAGTCCTCCGCGTTCCTCGGGTTCACCCGCGGGATGGCCGGCGCGCCGTACATTTTCAACGACGGCACCCAAACCACCCCGCTGTGCACCGGCCCAGTGCGTCAGTGCTCCGTAGGCAACCTGTTCGGCGGCAACGAGGCCGCGCGCACCTGGTTCCAAGCCGCCCACGGCGTGCCCGGCGCCGCGGCAGCGGGCCTGCCACCGACCAGTGCGACCTACACGCGCGGCACGAAGCAGTCGGCGCTCGACGCCGTCGTCGGCCTCCCGGCCGCCACCGCGAAGCAGCAGCTCCAGGCGCAAGGGTTCAACGTGACCACCCAAACCGTCTTCGGCAACGGGGCGCCCGCCGGCAACGTCATCGCAGCGATCCCCGCCAACCCCGCGCTCACGCAGGGCACCATGGTGACCCTCAACGTGTCCGACGGCAGCGCCGCCGCCCCCACCGCGTCACCGTCGGCGTCCACACCCCCGCCGACCAGCACGCAGGCCCCCGCCGTCGACTTCGACGGCATCCAGCAGTCGCTGAACGACGCCCGCGATGCGCTCACGAACGTCTTCCAATAA